The genomic segment CTTTAAAATATCTTGTTGTCAGGATATTCCCGGCGTGATTGACGTACTCTTTCGCCAAGCTGCCTTGAATATTGGTGTGGGAGATGACGGCTAAAAAGCGTTCGTTGCGGTTACCAAGATCTTCTGCCAACTGGTTAAATCGAGCCATTGCTTCAGGGGGGCACAGCCCCCATTGCGAGATATCGGCAACAAATCCCCAGGGAGCATGTTCAATGTGGCTGACAAAGTTTTCATTGAGCTCTTCACAAAAAGCCTCGGTCTGCTCCAGGTTCCATGAGTCGAAAGCCCGGATCATGATAAGGTTGGGGTCTACAAACTCCATGGTATAGAGACCATGCCTTTTCTTTTGCTCGCGCATCATCAACTCCGGTATCAGCCTCCCCTAAGTATAAAAGCTTACCCAGCCGACTGGAGCTAACACTTTCTGGTACGACTTTTTACAAAGAGTACTCACCTGTGGTTACCTGGTTGATCTTTCTTATTCATGTTATTGCCGATTATGGCAAAGCAGATCCAGATACTTAATGACAGCATCGATCAGTGACGAGAGCATCAGAGAAACAGCCACGATCAGCAGCACAAACCCAACATCATAAGCATAGCGTACCGGCTCAAAAGCAACCATCTCGTGATTCGGTACGCTTGCGAAGACCGAGTAAGCATCATGCAAAAACATGAATGATGTCGCCAAAGCAGCTAACCAGATAACAATCTTTAACTGACACAACCTGAAAATCAGTTTACGCATAACCCTTCCCCTACCGCGTGGCCTGTATCTATTTTTCAGGATAGTTGAAGCTCATTGAGGGAGATGCCCGCTGGATGAAAGAGATCTGCATCATCCTTAAGCCCGATTCCAGGCTTACTCCGGCCCTATCTCTTCTAGTGAACAGATACAGTGTACTGCCCGGGCTTCCTCCCTCGGCACTCGCTCACAGAGGTTAAACCTCCCCCGTGAGCGAGCGCTGAGGCGAACCGCAGAGGATTATGGTTGAGCGATAGGGATATCGCGAGAGCTTAGCCATCACATGGACGTGATGTCTAAGCGGCGCCTTAATCCTTAGGAGAGACGAGGATACAGTGAGATCCGGGGCGCGAGGGGATTGCAAAGGGGAAATGCGTTTGCCCCTTTGCCCGCTGTCGGGCGGCCCCGACATCCCTGTGCCGAAGCCACAAAAAATCGGACCACTGGTTAACCATCAGGTTTCTTTGTGGCGCAGCCCACTTCAAAGATACTAAGACTCAGGTTAACGCTAAAAAATAACCCGGGTATCTAATCCAACGCATCATCCTGCGGATAGGTGTAGGATAAGTTCTCTACTGCTCAATTGAATCCAATTACGATAAGAGGAAGACTTGGATGAAAAAACGATTGCTGCTGATAGGCTCGCTGATGGCGGCCGGCTCATTTCTCTGCACCCAAGCTATGGCCGAAACCGTGAGCCTCACCAAGGATATTCAGGGGTTTAGTAAAATCTCCCTGAACTCGGCCGGTGAGGTGATCCTCAAGCAGGGTGATAAAGACTCAGTCCGGGTAGAGATTGATAATACCCTGCTGCCTGAGCTGGAGGTTTCCAAGTCATGGAACACCCTCAACCTTGGCTTAAAGCACAGTGATGATTATCGGCAAGGCTCGGTAAAGTTCTATGTGACCATGAAAGATATCAGTGAGATCAGCTCCCGTAACTCGGGAACCATTGATGTGGTGACTGACATTAACACCAAGGATCTGGAACTCTCTTTGAAAAACAGTGGCTCGATTCATAGCAAGGATATCAATGCTAAAGGTGAGACAGAGATCGAGCTGGTGAACAGCGGAGATATCAGCCTGGGTCAGCTCAAGACCAATCAGCTCGAGCTTGAGCTTGCCAATAGCGGCAGCATAGATATTGATAAGCTTGTGGCAGATAGCCTTAAGTCCTCTCTGGAAAATAGCGGCTCCATCTCTATTTCGGGCGGCTCGGTCAACCACCAGGAGATCAGCCTGCGTAACTCCGGCAGCTATAAGGCGAAGGACCTTGAGTCGAACACGGCTAAAGTGGATCTCTCTGGCTCAGGAAGCATTTATGCCAATGTGAAAAATGAGATTTCGGTGGATATCTCGGGCAGCGGCGATCTCTACCTCTCAGGCAAGCCAAGTTTCAAATCTATTTCAACTTCGGGCTCTGGCAGTATCCACTCCATGTAACCCATCTCAGTAGACTGACCCCGGCACGGATGCGCCGGGGCTATGATTAGTTCTTCAGGACAGATCTTTTCAAGGAATCAATCGTGCAAAATCTTCCGCCGTCACCTGTGACCTTACCCCGGGGTGCGGCCTCCCCCCTCAGCCACATCATCCGGGGAATCGCTGATGAATAAGAAGTTAATCCCTGTCCTGCTAACAGGCTGGGTATTCGTGGTTTATGAATACGCCGTCAGGGTATCCGATAGCGTGATCCTCCCTCAGCTCTCTGCTCACCTGGGGTTAGACCCTGCGGCCCTTGGCTGGTTATCCTCGGCCTACTATTTCTCTTACGTCATCTTCATGATCCCGGCCGGGATCATGATTGACCGCTACGGCCTGTACCGGGTATGGCTGGTCGCCATCAGCCTGCTGATGCTTGGTTGTGGTCTGTTTGCGATGGCACCCAACCTCGGTCTGTTGATCCTGGCCAGAGTGCTGATGGGGATCGGATCCAACTTTGCGGTGATCGGGACCTTTGCCCTGGTGATGGGGAG from the Dongshaea marina genome contains:
- a CDS encoding head GIN domain-containing protein, with the protein product MKKRLLLIGSLMAAGSFLCTQAMAETVSLTKDIQGFSKISLNSAGEVILKQGDKDSVRVEIDNTLLPELEVSKSWNTLNLGLKHSDDYRQGSVKFYVTMKDISEISSRNSGTIDVVTDINTKDLELSLKNSGSIHSKDINAKGETEIELVNSGDISLGQLKTNQLELELANSGSIDIDKLVADSLKSSLENSGSISISGGSVNHQEISLRNSGSYKAKDLESNTAKVDLSGSGSIYANVKNEISVDISGSGDLYLSGKPSFKSISTSGSGSIHSM